A window of Ictidomys tridecemlineatus isolate mIctTri1 chromosome 1, mIctTri1.hap1, whole genome shotgun sequence contains these coding sequences:
- the LOC144364879 gene encoding E3 ubiquitin-protein ligase RNF187-like has protein sequence MRKDLNDARDLHGQAESAAAVWKGHVMDRRKKALTDYKKLRAFFAEEEQHFLQEAGKDEGVPEDEQADPAERFQSLLQAVSELEKKHRNLGLSMLLQ, from the exons ATGAGAAAGGACTTGAATGATGCCCGGGATCTGCATGGCCAGGCAGAGTCGGCGGCTGCTGTGTGGAAG GGGCATGTCATGGACCGCAGAAAGAAGGCCCTGACTGACTACAAGAAGCTGCGGGCCTTCTTTGCTGAGGAGGAGCAGCACTTTCTGCAGGAGGCTGGGAAGGACGAGGGTGTCCCAGAGGATGAGCAGGCTGACCCAGCTGAGCGGTTCCAGTCCTTGCTGCAGGCGGTGTCGGAACTGGAGAAGAAGCACCGCAACCTGGGGCTCAGCATGCTGCTGCAG TGA